From the Lactuca sativa cultivar Salinas chromosome 9, Lsat_Salinas_v11, whole genome shotgun sequence genome, the window ACCTAATTACTCCACAGGCTAAACCTttgttcatcttcatctccatTCAAACTTCTCTTCATCTTCATATTCATCTATAAAACTGGAGTCCGTCATAGTTCCTATTCTATGGTTTATTATCTCACCTATTTAGTGATAGGTTGAAGACGATGGCAACCAAGGGAAAGAGACAAACATTAAGGACGATTAGGAAGAAAGGCATTCATGTTTCGTTTCTCACTTATGTTTTTGGGTTAGAGTAAAGAACATCATCGAAAATTGGGGAATGAACGAAGATGGTGACAAATCTAAAATGTACTCGGATGAAATTAATTTTGATTATCTTTATATCCGTCTTACTAGGTTGTTCAATTGTTTGGGAGGAATTGATGAGATACCCGAATTGGAGACTTGAAATCGGTTTGATCCCTTCATCTCCAATAACCCCACCATCGTTTTCCCTTCTTCCCTTCTAAAACCGGTCGATTCGTTCATATGCAACAAACCCACCACAACACCACCATCTATTGTCCCCTACATCATCACCCTATCATCCACTATCCAATGATCTTCGCGTCTCTACTTTTGGATCGCAATGAACCCCATACCACCGCCTCTGAAAATTCTAGAACAAAGGGAATCTTTTTGAAGGTATAGCATTTTACATCTTTTGGTTTATTGATTACAGACATGGGTCTTATTTATGTTTCATCTTGTTTATAAGTTCATGTGTAGGTGTGAAAATGGATtatgagtttggtattgatttcaTTTTCGAacggtggtggcagtggtggAGAGGGACATGAAAAGGAGATGGAAAGGGTGGGATGGGTGGGGTTTATGTGCGAGTGGTTGTAGTGTAGTGATGAATGGTGGTGGTAATAGTGACAAACAGtttctattttaataattatataataattaatataaattcTAATTAACCAAAaggaaaaaaataatagaaactaAAAGAAGGTAAATAAGTTTTTTCAACCATGCATGAAATTGAGATCATGGGGACCTTCGGTGAGACGGAAAAAAGTTAAATGATGAAATTTGATATTCTAAGAAACCACGGGGCCATTTATGAAGATCAGtcaataaaaaattttaaaaatattatcaAGATGTTCGTTAGTACGAACTTAAGTAACTTGTAGAAAGTAGaaaatactccctccgtcccaatattattgtccacaaacaaaaaacacacagattaagaaaaacattaattaacattaactttatataataaaatgacagttttgtccttactttgcatttaatatccaattaaatgcttagttggttaagtaataatgaggggatattttgataaaaatattatttatttttataagtggactattattttgggacaaaccaaaaaggaaaatggactataattttgggatggAGGGAGTAACAAATTTCCTAAATCGATAAGGTGTTACAATATCGTTACGTGTGAATGATGGTCACCTCATCAACAAACTATTCAACAATCCAGTCCACTATCCTCATGAAATTGTGTTCACCAGTGAAAtaccaaaaagaaaaagaaagagagaAAAGCACACTATAACCTCCTCTGGTGAACACCCATAGAGGATACCACTCCATAAGACAACTACTCCAATTGGGGGTGGTGTTTACCGATAGAAATCCCTCCACCTCAGCCTCCACGATGATTTCTATGCATGAATTTATTACCATACCTGGTAGCCTAAGAACTTGTGTAGACGCCCTAGACAATCTTTTGATTTGACAAATAACATTTGAGTAGATTTCATATTCttttaagtttttcaaaaagtgtttttataaataaagtaATTATTTGTAATAATTTTAAACGTTTCTGAGAAATCACTATAAAATGTTCTAAAGCCATCTGAGACCAAAAGTTTTCTTTATGGTACAAAAGTAGAACCAGAATGTATATGGTCAAATGGTCATAATGACAATATACTTTAAGccaatttttaataatatatttgcaATCAAAAACCAACACATTctattttttattgtttatttttcattttgtgGCCAGGCAAAGTCGCAGCAAGTATCAACTACGAAATACAAAAGAAACATTAAGtctcaaataaacaaaaattaaaatacgTTGGTATATTGTACGAAAATAACTCATTACCAAAATACAAAATATAGATTACATTTCTGGTGCCTGTGTAGTaaattttttcaattttggtcctaaaaagttttctcttgcaattgttttttttttctctgttCCAACTAAAATTAATATGTCTTTTAGACCAAACTGCAAAAATTAGATACGCTTAGGGACCAATAATGTAATTCACTCAAAAGATAAATTACAATTCATCGACCATTTTTCATGCACACGATTTGAAGGAGAAAAAACAATACTTGTTATTCAACAAGTTTCTTtttggttctgaaaaggattttcAAATCAACAATGTTAAAAGTCTAGAAACAAATCacattcaagaaaaaaaataaaaaggaacCTTTTCTCCCCTTAGTCAATTCTCTTTAAACATGGCTTCCTCTTCACTCTTCAATGCCTTCAGCTTTCTGTATCCACTGTCCGTGCCAAATAACCTGATGCAAAGATGTCATTTGTCAATACAGGACATAACAGATTGTACTGCGTTTGACATGACATAATCAGATAAAAAGTCAAACTAAAGTCTTACCAGTCCATGTAGACAAAAGTTGATGAGTAGTTCCCTGATTTGGTGTAGATGAGTCGGTGATGATAGTCATGAAAGTCAGaactgaatttttttttttttttataaaagggaAATTTGTTATACCAATAACGTTagcaaatatttaaaaaaaaatgaatgataagtttattatttatagAGTAAGACTAATCACTAACCCCCCGTATAAAGGAAGAAAGTTTGAGGGGCTCCATGGGAAATGATAACCACAATGTGCCTCAACTGTCTCAAGAACTCTCACCACCATCCACAACCAAAGTGTTATGAGATGTGGGCCCGTGATGGCAGGACCGAAAATAGTAGCAAAACCAAGGAATAATATTTCAGCAGGGTGTGCGTATTCTGAAGTCAATCCGAAAGGCGTTGCATACCTGTTGTATAAATgaattaaataaatgaaaaaaatgaaaaacattaaaaaaaaaagaaacatgcTCTTACTCATGATGGACACTGTGGACATGCTTATACAGCCATTTGGTATGTAAAATTCTGTGTCCCCAGTAAAATATAAAATCTTCAACTATGAAGTAGAATATTATCTGTGTAGACATTACTTTCCTACAAAGTGAAAAGGGATTACAATTTTGAGAAAattaatgaaatatatatatatatatatatatatatatatatatatatatatatatatatattatgttttgaCTTGAAAATACCAGGATGGCAATGGAAGACTGCTTCTCATTCCCATGAATCTGAAGACAGGATATGAAGCAATCATAACAGGGAGATTGACACAAAAATGATACAATAGTAAGCGAGTGATGCATTTATTTTGAGCTTCATTGGTGTTATTCTTCATCTGGACATAAAAATGTAACAAAATTAATGACATTAAAAAAAACAGGTTTTCAAAGGCATGAGAATGTGAGATAGTTAAACCTGAATTTTGTACTTGTTCAGCCATCCTGCCCTTTCTAAGTAAATGAAAGGAAGTCCAGATAAGAAGAAAACAGATTCATGAAGCAAAAAACTTCCAAGGCAAGCCAACTGAAAGTCACTGAAATTTGTGATCAGATACTGCAattagaaaagaaaagaaaaaaaaaaaaaagggtcaGTAATCAGTAATCAGTAATCAGTAATCAGCCTCTGTATCTTGGTGTTAAACCACAAGAAATAAGTTGTATTACAAGAATGTTTTATGTCTACATAAGATGTGATAAACAAATACAAAAACCAACCTAGTTTTCTATAAAATGTTCTTGTGTGACAGGTTGGTTCAAAGGATATTAAAAGGTTTTATTAGATAAGAgttgagttttgaagaaaaaatAAGTAGTGGAAACATTCTTAGGCTTATGCTCCTGAAAATGTAATTACTTGGACAACAAATTCAAAAGTGATCATTGGACATGAGGAAAAGGAGATGAAAAGTAAAGCATGAAAGGAAGGACCGAAGTTCATCAGTTCTAAAAGGGTGAGGATACAAAAGAAACAAAAATGGGAGTGGATTATCCATTTATTGTCTGCTAAAACTACAGAATCATAAGCCTTTAGGCTGAAATGTACCCAATTTGATTTTCATACTTCCACTTGTAGAATAAATTAGAAAAGAAGGGGGCATCGccccccgcccccccccccccccccccccccccccctgtgtTAAGCCCCTTTTGTATTCTGTACAACCATAAGTTTCTAGGGAAAAAGTAAGCATCCAGAACTTCACTAATTCATCACATAAATCACAAGCCTCTTGTGTTAATGTGGCCCAAAAATTGTTCAAACAAAGGAAATAGGAAAATCATTTACTAATATAAGCAAAACCTAGATGTCAAGCAGCAAATTGACAAGATTACAAGAACagtaaaatcatttaaacatgaAATCAAAACTTAGAGGTCAATAAGAAAATTGACACCAAATTACCAAATACTAATTAACTAGATCTCTTGACATCCCTGACCCTTTCACTTCAGAGTTCGGTGATGTCTTCCTTACATCCATTCCTGAACATGTATAATCTCATGCATGTGCTAAAGTATGAGAGTACTACATTAAACGCAATTACGCGAGTTCCGACTTGCGAATCATACTAAAATCTCCTCCAATACAAATAACTATTCATTTCAGCATTAAAGTTTAGTTACTCATCAATCAACGCATATTCGATAGCACAAATTC encodes:
- the LOC111907489 gene encoding methylsterol monooxygenase 2-2, yielding MASIIESGWTYLITNFSDFQLACLGSFLLHESVFFLSGLPFIYLERAGWLNKYKIQMKNNTNEAQNKCITRLLLYHFCVNLPVMIASYPVFRFMGMRSSLPLPSWKVMSTQIIFYFIVEDFIFYWGHRILHTKWLYKHVHSVHHEYATPFGLTSEYAHPAEILFLGFATIFGPAITGPHLITLWLWMVVRVLETVEAHCGYHFPWSPSNFLPLYGGSDFHDYHHRLIYTKSGNYSSTFVYMDWLFGTDSGYRKLKALKSEEEAMFKEN